A window of Waddliaceae bacterium genomic DNA:
CTCTGCGCTTTTGTACCGCTGTATCGAAGCGTCGCTGTTGAGAGCGACAACGAGGACGTCGGCGCATTTCGATGCTTCGTAGATGATATGCATATGCCCAGCATGGAGCATGTCAAAAGAACCATTGAGGGTAGCGATGCTTTTCCCCTCACTGCGCAGCGCAGCGACGGTATCGGCGAGCTCTTCGGGAGCGACGACTTTAGGCGCCACTATATCGTTATAATATGGTGTCTTCGTCATCGTTTTTTCGCGCCTTTTTTCTTCTTGAAACCCTTCGGGAAGGCGATGTCGATGACTTCGTCGAAATACTCTACCATATGGGCAGTAAGACCTTCCTTGATATGGTCGGGGATCTTGTCATAATTTCGTAGGTTGTCTTTTGGTAATATTATAGTAGTTACACCAGAACGCTTCGCTGCGATCATCTTCTCTTTAAGGCCTCCTATAGCGAGAACCCTACCAGTAAGGGTCAATTCTCCAGTCATAGCAAGATTGTGGAGTATCGGCGTTCCCGTGACAAGCGATAGTAGCGACGTTGCCATCGTGATACCCGCAGAAGGTCCGTCTTTAGGGACAGCACCTTCAGGGATATGCATATGAACCTGTTCACCTTCGAAGAAAGGAACATCAGGAGCATATCTTCCAATGGCGCTATGTATGAAACTCCACGCTATCTCAGAGCTTTCTTTCATGACGTCGCCTGCCTGTCCAGTAAGCTGCAGAAGAAGTTTCTCGCTCTTGACGCGTATCGACTCAATATACAGCGTAGTACCGCCGTGAGACGTCCATGCAAGACCCATAGCAACGCCGACAGGAGTTCGCTTGTAATACTTTTCGCTGTCGAAAAGAGGCTTGTCGAGATACTCTTCGATGTTTGCTGTCGTCAAAGAATATTTCTTATGAGGCTTTTTCTTTGTAGCCCTTTTCTTCTTGCCTGTCTTTCCCTCGGAAGCCTTGACGATCTTAACGGCAACCTTCCTCATGATCTTTTTGATGAGATTCTCTAAAGTACGGACGCCAGGCTCTCGGGCATAACCTTCGATGATAGCATGGATCCCTCGTTGTGAGAAGGCTAGGTCTTTTGACTTCAAGCCCATCTTTTTGCGGTTCTTAGGGACAAGATATCTCTTAGCAATTTCCATCTTCTCCTCACGGATATACCCCGACAACCTCATGATATCCATCCTGTCCTGTAAAGGCTCAGGGATGGTGTCTAAGACGTTGGCAGTGACGATGAACAACACATCAGAAAGGTCGCATGGGACGTCGAGGTAGTGGTCGACGAAGGCGACGTTCTGGTCGGGATCCAAAACTTCCATCATAGCAGCGGCAGGATCGCCCTGGTATGATACCGACATCTTGTCGATCTCATCGATCATGATTACAGGATTCATCGTCCCCGTTATCTTCAGCGCCTGTGATATCTTCCCAGGCATTGCACCGATATACGTCCTACGGTGACCTTTGATCTCCGCCTCATCACGTACGCCACCGACAGAGAACCTGTAGAACTCCCTGTTTAGCGCGCGCGCTATGCTCATGCCAACGCTAGTCTTCCCAACACCAGGAGGGCCGACGAAGCAGATAATACTTCCCTTTACACCACCAGAAAGTTTCCCTACGCCGATAAATTCTAAGATCCTTTTCTTGATATCCTCTAAACCATAGTGATCCTTCTCAAGGATATCTTCCGCCTCGGAGAAACTGTTGGCGTCTTCGCTGACGACACCCCAAGGCATGATAGTAAGCCAGTCGAGATACCCTCGCGATACTGCATACTCGGCAGACTGTGGCTCTAACGCCGAAAGCTTCTCAATCTCATCGTCGATGACCTTCTGCACATTTTCAGAGACAACACGGCTTTCGAGGCGCTTCTTGAACTTCTCGATGTCGCTAGTCTTCTCGTCTTTCTCCATGCCAAGCTCTTTCTTTATCGTCTTGAGCTGCTCCGTCAAGAAAAATTCGCGCTGGCTTTTTGAAAGATTGCGCTCGATCTTCTTGTTGATAGTATTCTGTAGCTTGCTGATGTCAAGCTCCTTCTTCAACAACATCAACGTCTTCTCCGTACGCTCGCGGATGCTGAAAGTCTCAAGGACATCCTGAAGCTCCTCGCGCGATGCTGTAGTAAGCGCTACAGCAAAATCTGCAAGCTTTCCAGGCTCGGTGAAGTCGGAATGCCCCAAAAATATCTGTAGCTCTTCCTGGAAGATGGGGTTTACCTTAAGAAGATCTTTAATAGTAGCAATGATGCTCATGGAATACGCCTTGAGCGTCTTGGAAGTCCTCGAGCTTTTGTCGTCATAGATGTCTACAGCAGCACGAAGGTGTGGCTTCTCAGACTTCGAACCCTTGATGGTAATACGCTTCTCCATACTCAAAATAATCTGCGCACCACCACCCTCAATAGGGATGATACGAAGAATGTGCGCCAAAACACCGACCTTATTAAGACCCTTGAACCCTACAGTGATAGGGTCGGCGTCTTCTTCCTTGGTAAGGACAAGACCAACAAGTTTGTTCTTGGAATTCGCTACAAGCTTCAATACCTCATAAAAAGGACCCGGCTCGATGATGATAGGAGCCGCCATCCCAGGAAAAAAAGGACGACGCGTTATAGGCAAAATATATAAACCCTTGATATGAGAAATATTGTCGAGGTCGACAATGTTATTCTCGTCGATGTGTAACGATAAAGGCTCGTAAGAGTCTGCATCGCCACCATTGTTATCAAGGTCTAAAGAATCAATAATGTCTTTGTTCAAAATATGCTCCCATTGCTAGTAAATTGTATGATCATCAGTGTACCACTACTATATATAATCCATCAAGCACCGAAACATAAAATTTTCCTCGACATTTAAACCCGCAAAGCTGAAACTTAAGACTTTATGGATAACAACGAAAGACTTATGAAGAACCTAATAATAGACACCACAACAGAACAAAGCATCGTCGCCGTCGCCGACGACAACAAAATCATCTCTTCGACATTCCTGCCACAAGGATATAACCACTCGAAAAATATCCTCGTCTCAATAAAAAAATCTCTCGACAAGGCAAAACTCCAAAGAAATGATATTACTGCGATAACAGTAGCAATAGGACCAGGGTCGTATACAGGGATACGCGTCGGCGTTACAGTAGCAAAAAACCTCGCCTTCGCATGGAACATCCCAATAATAACAGTATGCTCGCTAGAAGGCTTCATACCAGAAAATAACGGCGCCTTCGCCGCTGTCATCGACGCCAAAATTAGCGGTATATACGCTATAATAGGAGAAAAAGACGGCAACAACATAAAATATACAACAACACCATCAGTATTGCCATGGAGTCAAGCAGCAGAAGCTCTACACGAC
This region includes:
- the lon gene encoding endopeptidase La; amino-acid sequence: MDSLDLDNNGGDADSYEPLSLHIDENNIVDLDNISHIKGLYILPITRRPFFPGMAAPIIIEPGPFYEVLKLVANSKNKLVGLVLTKEEDADPITVGFKGLNKVGVLAHILRIIPIEGGGAQIILSMEKRITIKGSKSEKPHLRAAVDIYDDKSSRTSKTLKAYSMSIIATIKDLLKVNPIFQEELQIFLGHSDFTEPGKLADFAVALTTASREELQDVLETFSIRERTEKTLMLLKKELDISKLQNTINKKIERNLSKSQREFFLTEQLKTIKKELGMEKDEKTSDIEKFKKRLESRVVSENVQKVIDDEIEKLSALEPQSAEYAVSRGYLDWLTIMPWGVVSEDANSFSEAEDILEKDHYGLEDIKKRILEFIGVGKLSGGVKGSIICFVGPPGVGKTSVGMSIARALNREFYRFSVGGVRDEAEIKGHRRTYIGAMPGKISQALKITGTMNPVIMIDEIDKMSVSYQGDPAAAMMEVLDPDQNVAFVDHYLDVPCDLSDVLFIVTANVLDTIPEPLQDRMDIMRLSGYIREEKMEIAKRYLVPKNRKKMGLKSKDLAFSQRGIHAIIEGYAREPGVRTLENLIKKIMRKVAVKIVKASEGKTGKKKRATKKKPHKKYSLTTANIEEYLDKPLFDSEKYYKRTPVGVAMGLAWTSHGGTTLYIESIRVKSEKLLLQLTGQAGDVMKESSEIAWSFIHSAIGRYAPDVPFFEGEQVHMHIPEGAVPKDGPSAGITMATSLLSLVTGTPILHNLAMTGELTLTGRVLAIGGLKEKMIAAKRSGVTTIILPKDNLRNYDKIPDHIKEGLTAHMVEYFDEVIDIAFPKGFKKKKGAKKR
- the tsaB gene encoding tRNA (adenosine(37)-N6)-threonylcarbamoyltransferase complex dimerization subunit type 1 TsaB is translated as MKNLIIDTTTEQSIVAVADDNKIISSTFLPQGYNHSKNILVSIKKSLDKAKLQRNDITAITVAIGPGSYTGIRVGVTVAKNLAFAWNIPIITVCSLEGFIPENNGAFAAVIDAKISGIYAIIGEKDGNNIKYTTTPSVLPWSQAAEALHDVETIITPNKTAIETKIQETLNKDIAVTEMPPSPQRLATIAAQKYHDNDIITDNNVNILYLRKTQAEIEQQ